From Bacteroidota bacterium:
TCGGAAGAACCGGGCGTGCCGGGGAAGCGGGTACTGCTTTATCGTTTTGCGCTTCTGAAGAAATGGATTACCTGAAAGATATAAACAAGCTGCTTAAAAAAAATATTGCTCTTGTAAGCACGCATGCAACTCCAACCATTAGTAAAGGTGGAAACGGAAACAAACCTGCTGCGAATTCAGGAAAGAAAAATTTCAGACGCAGAAGTTATTGATCAGTAAAGGCTAAGCATAAAAAAGTCCGGCCCCGTATATTTGAGGCCGGACTTTTTTTATACGTACTTTATTTTTTATCAGCAGGTAACACCTTTCTTACCTCATTGCTTCGTTCCATCATTTGATGTAACATAGTGGAATCTTTCTTTTTTATCAGCTGCTTGAATAATTCCAGTTCACTTATATAAGCGTTTATGGAATTGATCAGGTTCTCCGAATTTTGCCGGAAAATAGGAGTCCACATATCAGGTGAGCTTTTTGCAAGTCGCGTAAGTGAGGCGAATCCGCTGCCGGCCAGGTTAAAAAGACTCTTAAAATCCCTCTCAGCTTCCAATACTGTGTTTACCATGGCGAACGAGATCACGTGAGGCAAATGAGATATATAAGCGAGGTGAATATCATGTTCATTTGCCTCCATATAAATCAGATTCATGTTCAACATATTGAACAATTTTTGAGTAACACTTAATGCTTCTTTTGAACTTGAATTCTTCTCACAAATAATACAGGTTTTATTATCGAACAGGTTATTAATGGCAGCCGATGGTCCGCTGTTTTCGGTACCGGCGATGGGATGAGCGGCTACAAATTGTTTTCGCTTTGGATGGTTCTCTACAGTTTTACAAATAACTGACTTGGTACTGCCCAGGTCAATGACCACCGCACTGGCATTTAT
This genomic window contains:
- a CDS encoding prephenate dehydrogenase gives rise to the protein MKLTVIGPGLIGGSLAKDLRARGFAKHITGVDNNAGNAQQAVELGIVDEAKPFAEAVKKADVVLVCVPVDVIEKILPSVLDTINASAVVIDLGSTKSVICKTVENHPKRKQFVAAHPIAGTENSGPSAAINNLFDNKTCIICEKNSSSKEALSVTQKLFNMLNMNLIYMEANEHDIHLAYISHLPHVISFAMVNTVLEAERDFKSLFNLAGSGFASLTRLAKSSPDMWTPIFRQNSENLINSINAYISELELFKQLIKKKDSTMLHQMMERSNEVRKVLPADKK